One part of the Streptomyces lydicus genome encodes these proteins:
- a CDS encoding SAM-dependent methyltransferase, translating to MADAAGRLTKLAEEVLGKPLPVRIRAWDRSESGPPGAPVLVIRHRRALRRLLFKPGELGLARGWVAGDLDIEGDLYEALDLLAGLLWERDAATASPRAAALRALARPELRAAARELLALAGAPVPPTPPAEEVRRRRGPLHTLLRDKEAISHHYDVGNDFYALVLGPSMVYSCAYWGTDEDPAASLEDAQRDKLDLICRKLGLKEGQRLLDVGCGWGSMVLHAAREYGVRAVGITLSEEQATFARKRIAEAGLADRIEIRVQDYREIKDEPFDAISSIGMAEHVGRARYAEYASALYALLRPGGRLLNHQIARRPVVDEASYRVDDFIDRYVFPDGELAPLGRTVAQLEDAGFEVRDVEGIREHYALTLRQWVANLEQHWDAAVRLTSPGRARVWRLYMAASALSFERNRIGVNQVLAVRTPDSGTSGLRLRERSWG from the coding sequence ATGGCCGACGCCGCTGGACGGCTCACCAAGCTCGCCGAGGAGGTACTGGGAAAGCCGCTCCCGGTGCGCATCCGCGCCTGGGACCGCAGCGAGTCCGGCCCGCCGGGGGCACCCGTGCTCGTCATCCGCCATCGCCGCGCGCTGCGCCGGCTGCTGTTCAAGCCCGGCGAACTGGGCCTGGCCCGCGGCTGGGTGGCCGGTGACCTGGACATCGAGGGCGACCTCTACGAGGCGCTCGATCTGCTTGCCGGGCTGCTCTGGGAGCGCGACGCGGCCACCGCATCGCCGCGGGCCGCCGCGCTGCGCGCCCTGGCCCGCCCGGAGCTGCGCGCCGCCGCCCGGGAACTGCTGGCCCTGGCCGGCGCCCCCGTACCGCCCACCCCGCCCGCCGAAGAGGTCAGACGCCGCCGGGGACCGCTGCACACCCTGCTGCGTGACAAGGAAGCCATCAGCCACCACTACGACGTCGGCAACGACTTCTACGCGCTGGTCCTCGGCCCGTCCATGGTCTACTCCTGCGCGTACTGGGGGACCGACGAGGACCCCGCCGCGAGCCTGGAGGACGCCCAGCGCGACAAGCTCGACCTGATCTGCCGCAAGCTCGGCCTCAAGGAGGGCCAGCGGCTGCTGGACGTGGGCTGTGGCTGGGGCTCGATGGTGCTGCACGCCGCCCGCGAGTACGGCGTACGGGCCGTCGGCATCACCCTCTCCGAGGAACAGGCCACCTTCGCCCGCAAGCGGATCGCCGAGGCCGGGCTCGCCGACCGGATCGAGATCCGGGTGCAGGACTACCGCGAGATCAAGGACGAGCCGTTCGACGCCATCTCCTCGATCGGGATGGCCGAGCACGTGGGCCGGGCCCGGTACGCCGAGTACGCGAGCGCGCTGTACGCGCTGCTGAGGCCCGGCGGACGGCTGCTCAACCACCAGATCGCGCGGCGGCCGGTGGTCGACGAGGCGTCGTACCGCGTCGACGATTTCATCGACCGCTACGTCTTCCCCGACGGCGAGCTGGCACCGCTCGGGCGGACGGTGGCCCAGCTGGAGGACGCCGGGTTCGAGGTACGGGACGTGGAGGGAATCCGGGAGCACTACGCCCTGACGCTGCGGCAGTGGGTCGCCAACCTGGAGCAGCACTGGGACGCGGCGGTGCGCCTGACGTCCCCGGGACGGGCGCGGGTCTGGCGGCTCTACATGGCGGCGTCGGCCCTGTCCTTCGAGCGGAACCGCATAGGAGTCAACCAGGTCCTGGCAGTCCGCACCCCGGACTCGGGAACGTCGGGCCTACGCCTTCGCGAACGTAGCTGGGGCTGA
- a CDS encoding ABC transporter permease, giving the protein MFRTALRNVLAHKARLLMTVLAVMLGVAFVSGTLVFTSTVSDAFRASSQKGYDNVDVAIQPRSSDSRTGAPGAAPALDQKLLDKAAHVPGAASATGSVSGFTAIADKKGQLIGNGFSTRGGNYFAGKDGKDARYPMRSGAAPEGPHEFALDAHTAAKAGYKVGDTVRISVDGPVREQKLTGVFTTDDGTVAAGGSLALFDTPTAQKLFAAPGTFSEIDVRATAGTSQTALKSAVEKVLPKDGAEATTGKKLAADQAENIAESTNGMRTALLAFAGIALFVGIFIIANTFTMLVAQRTKELALLRAVGASRRQVTRSVLLEAFLVGAVAAVTGLAAGIGIGAGLRALMSSTGATVPDGPLVVSPSTVLAALLVGIVVTVLAAWLPGRRAAKIPPVAAMSSVHAAATTKSLVVRNTVGALFAGAGVAGVLVATGMSDGKAVMGGGAVLLLIGVFVLTPLLSRPLIALAAPVLRAFGISGTLARQNAVRNPRRTAATASALMVGLTLITGLTVIAGSVQQGIDKMATASLKADYVVSMATHTPLSPDVAKKLGSLDEVTAVSPLRNSPSRIGTAPQYLTGVNGKDFGKLTRLDFTKGALGDLRGGRTVVDDITAAKQGWHPGSRLPVTFEDGKKGTLTVSGVYRGNQMIHGILLDNATLAPHQKQLTDLQVMVKTKHGATDATKDTLVKALGKNPAISVSDKKDVTDGIAKMINLLLNMLYGLLAMAVIVAVLGVINTLAMSVFERSQEIGMLRAIGLDRRGIKRMVRLESLVISLFGGVLGIGLGVFFGWAAGELIGSSMPTYELVLPWGRMGVFLGLAALVGVLAALWPARRAARLNMLAAIKAE; this is encoded by the coding sequence ATGTTCCGTACCGCCTTGCGCAATGTGCTCGCGCACAAGGCCCGGCTGCTGATGACCGTCCTCGCCGTCATGCTCGGCGTGGCCTTCGTCTCCGGCACCCTGGTCTTCACCTCGACCGTCTCCGACGCGTTCCGGGCCAGCTCCCAAAAGGGCTACGACAACGTCGACGTCGCCATCCAGCCGCGGTCCTCCGACAGCCGCACCGGCGCGCCCGGCGCGGCCCCGGCACTCGACCAGAAGCTGCTGGACAAGGCCGCCCACGTGCCCGGCGCGGCCTCCGCCACCGGCTCCGTCTCCGGCTTCACCGCCATTGCCGACAAGAAGGGGCAGCTGATCGGCAACGGCTTCTCCACCCGCGGCGGCAACTACTTCGCCGGCAAGGACGGCAAGGACGCCCGCTACCCGATGCGCAGCGGCGCCGCCCCCGAGGGCCCGCACGAGTTCGCGCTGGACGCGCACACCGCGGCCAAGGCCGGCTACAAGGTCGGCGACACCGTGCGGATCTCCGTCGACGGGCCGGTCCGCGAGCAGAAGCTGACCGGCGTCTTCACCACCGACGACGGCACCGTCGCGGCCGGCGGCAGCCTCGCGCTGTTCGACACCCCGACCGCGCAGAAGCTGTTCGCGGCGCCCGGCACGTTCAGCGAGATCGACGTCCGCGCCACGGCGGGCACCTCCCAGACCGCGCTGAAGTCCGCCGTCGAAAAGGTGCTGCCCAAGGACGGCGCCGAGGCCACCACCGGCAAGAAGCTCGCCGCCGACCAGGCCGAGAACATCGCCGAGAGCACGAACGGCATGCGGACCGCCCTGCTCGCCTTCGCCGGTATCGCGCTCTTCGTCGGCATCTTCATCATCGCCAACACCTTCACCATGCTGGTCGCCCAGCGCACCAAGGAACTGGCCCTGCTCCGCGCGGTCGGCGCGAGCCGCCGGCAGGTGACCCGCTCGGTGCTGCTGGAGGCGTTCCTCGTCGGCGCGGTCGCCGCGGTCACCGGCCTGGCCGCCGGCATCGGCATCGGCGCCGGTCTGCGCGCCCTGATGAGCAGCACCGGCGCGACCGTCCCCGACGGCCCCCTGGTGGTCTCGCCCTCGACCGTACTGGCGGCACTGCTGGTCGGCATCGTCGTCACCGTCCTGGCTGCCTGGCTGCCCGGCCGGCGCGCCGCGAAGATCCCGCCGGTCGCCGCGATGAGCAGCGTGCACGCCGCCGCCACCACCAAGTCGCTGGTCGTGCGCAACACCGTCGGCGCGCTGTTCGCGGGCGCCGGTGTCGCCGGGGTCCTGGTCGCCACCGGGATGTCCGACGGCAAGGCCGTGATGGGCGGCGGCGCGGTGCTGCTGCTGATCGGCGTGTTCGTCCTGACGCCGCTGCTGTCCCGCCCGCTGATCGCGCTGGCCGCGCCCGTGCTGCGCGCCTTCGGGATCTCCGGCACCCTCGCCCGGCAGAACGCGGTCCGCAACCCGCGCCGTACGGCCGCCACGGCCTCCGCGCTGATGGTCGGGCTGACGCTGATCACCGGCCTGACGGTGATCGCCGGCAGCGTGCAGCAGGGCATCGACAAGATGGCCACCGCCTCACTCAAGGCCGACTACGTCGTCTCCATGGCCACCCACACGCCGCTCTCCCCGGACGTGGCAAAGAAGCTCGGCAGCCTCGACGAGGTCACCGCCGTCAGCCCGCTGCGCAACTCCCCGTCCCGCATCGGCACCGCCCCCCAGTACCTGACCGGCGTCAACGGCAAGGACTTCGGGAAGCTCACCCGGCTCGACTTCACCAAGGGCGCGCTGGGCGACCTGCGCGGCGGCCGGACGGTCGTGGACGACATCACCGCCGCGAAGCAGGGCTGGCACCCCGGCTCCCGCCTCCCGGTCACGTTCGAGGACGGCAAGAAGGGCACGCTGACCGTCTCCGGTGTCTACCGGGGCAACCAGATGATCCACGGCATCCTCCTGGACAACGCAACGCTGGCGCCGCACCAGAAGCAGCTCACCGACCTGCAGGTGATGGTCAAGACGAAGCACGGCGCCACCGACGCCACCAAGGACACGCTGGTCAAGGCACTCGGCAAGAACCCGGCGATCTCCGTCTCCGACAAGAAGGACGTCACCGACGGCATCGCGAAGATGATCAATCTGCTGCTGAACATGCTCTACGGGCTGCTGGCCATGGCCGTGATCGTCGCGGTGCTCGGCGTCATCAACACGCTGGCGATGTCGGTCTTCGAACGCTCGCAGGAGATCGGCATGCTGCGCGCCATCGGCCTGGACCGCCGCGGCATCAAGCGCATGGTGCGCCTGGAGTCCCTGGTCATCTCCCTCTTCGGCGGGGTCCTCGGCATCGGCCTCGGGGTGTTCTTCGGCTGGGCGGCCGGTGAACTGATCGGCAGCTCCATGCCGACGTACGAACTGGTCCTGCCGTGGGGCCGGATGGGCGTCTTCCTCGGCCTGGCCGCCCTGGTCGGCGTCCTGGCCGCCCTCTGGCCGGCCCGCCGGGCGGCGCGGCTGAACATGCTGGCGGCCATTAAGGCCGAGTAG
- a CDS encoding ABC transporter ATP-binding protein, with the protein MTTTHSGVSTASRTTAVAARATDLTKVYGQGETQVVALDAVSVDFRQAQFTAIMGPSGSGKSTLMHCMAGLDAISGGSARIGDIELTGLKDKKLTQLRRDKIGFIFQAFNLLPTLTALENITLPMDIAGRKPDRAWLDRVVETVGLSGRLKHRPSQLSGGQQQRVAVARALASRPEIIFADEPTGNLDSRSGAEVLGFLRNSVRELGQTVVMVTHDPVAAAYADRVVFLADGRIVDDMPDPTADMVLERMKGFDAKGRTS; encoded by the coding sequence GTGACCACCACCCACTCCGGCGTCTCCACCGCCAGCCGCACCACCGCGGTGGCCGCCCGCGCCACGGATCTCACCAAGGTCTACGGACAGGGCGAGACCCAGGTGGTCGCCCTGGACGCGGTCTCCGTCGACTTCCGGCAGGCCCAGTTCACCGCGATCATGGGTCCCTCCGGGTCCGGCAAGTCGACCCTGATGCACTGCATGGCCGGCCTGGACGCGATCTCCGGGGGCTCCGCCCGCATCGGCGACATCGAGCTGACCGGCCTCAAGGACAAGAAGCTCACCCAGCTGCGGCGCGACAAGATCGGCTTCATCTTCCAGGCGTTCAACCTGCTGCCGACGCTCACCGCCCTGGAGAACATCACCCTCCCCATGGACATCGCCGGCCGGAAGCCGGACCGCGCCTGGCTGGACCGCGTGGTGGAGACCGTCGGGCTCAGCGGCCGCCTCAAGCACCGCCCCAGCCAGCTCTCCGGCGGCCAGCAGCAGCGCGTCGCGGTGGCCCGGGCGCTCGCCTCCCGGCCCGAGATCATCTTCGCCGACGAGCCCACCGGCAACCTCGACTCCCGCTCCGGCGCCGAGGTGCTGGGCTTCCTGCGCAACTCCGTACGCGAACTGGGCCAGACCGTGGTGATGGTCACCCACGACCCGGTCGCCGCCGCCTACGCGGACCGCGTGGTCTTCCTCGCCGACGGCCGGATCGTCGACGACATGCCCGACCCCACCGCCGACATGGTCCTCGAACGGATGAAGGGCTTCGACGCCAAGGGCCGTACGAGCTGA